A single region of the Branchiostoma lanceolatum isolate klBraLanc5 chromosome 1, klBraLanc5.hap2, whole genome shotgun sequence genome encodes:
- the LOC136441786 gene encoding E3 ubiquitin-protein ligase TRIM32-like — protein sequence MATQRVDVENQINTAAARLVDNIEREKVALVNEVREIYNEETRRMGECGKELESRLSGVITALDQLQVRGHGETATSSSPAMSKLSQIIDEVKEPTLPPPTVIEFEPQKYDKVSHFLGKISTRKRVVVVDEKPTRKAASPRQFPRTSPRAAPPTSTTYKTAKEPKSPKTHVAPKNTASIGSGHLHSPLKIAYSSDDTIFVLDRDGGGSVKVFNMNGSVIKRFPLKLADTKNYEVGEGGLFVNGKGQVVFVGFARPLAGSLGDYIDLMCRYQRDGKLLNRVELQLSSKQAWDAVEISDGKIAVALDWMISIIDETGHELSSFSTSVPDFCCLAYSKASGDLVISRFHDHFVEVYSLDGRVCFQFGAEGSGEGEFMGPLGVCVNKTGHILVADWSNRRVQMFDQKGRWLKHVATSREGLDEPRAAVQTPDGRVLVSDTKKNCVFVFTF from the exons ATGGCAACACAGAGAGTCGATGTGGAAAACCAGATAAATACAGCGGCAGCAAGGCTGGTGGACAACATCGAAAGAGAGAAAGTCGCCTTGGTCAACGAAGTACGCGAGATTTATAATGAAGAAACTAGAAGGATGGGGGAGTGCGGTAAGGAGCTAGAGTCAAGACTGTCTGGCGTAATAACTGCCCTTGACCAGCTACAAGTTAGAGGTCATGGTGAAACGGCCACGTCGTCTTCCCCAGCGATGAGCAAGCTGTCACAGATAATAGACGAAGTGAAGGAGCCAACATTACCACCGCCAACCGTCATAGAGTTCGAGCCGCAGAAGTACGATAAAGTGAGCCATTTTCTCGGAAAGATATCGACTAGGAAGAGAGTTGTGGTCGTGGATGAGAAGCCTACCAGGAAGGCCGCTTCCCCAAGGCAGTTTCCCAGGACGTCACCTAGAGCAGCGCCTCCAACTTCAACAACATACAAAACTGCCAAGGAACCAAAATCTCCAAAGACACATGTAGCACCAAAGAACACAGCATCCATAGGGAGCGGTCACTTGCACAGTCCATTGAAAATCGCCTATTCTAGCGATGACACAATCTTCGTTTTGGACAGAGATGGCGGCGGCAGCGTTAAAGTCTTTAACATGAACGGCTCAGTCATCAAACGTTTCCCTCTAAAGTTAGCTGACACCAAGAACTACGAAGTCGGGGAAGGAGGGCTGTTTGTGAACGGGAAAGGGCAGGTAGTCTTTGTAGGGTTTGCGCGCCCCCTGGCGGGTTCGCTGGGGGACTACATCGACCTGATGTGCCGCTACCAGAGGGACGGAAAGCTGCTGAACCGCGTTGAGTTGCAGCTGAGCTCCAAGCAAGCGTGGGATGCTGTGGAGATCTCTGATGGGAAAATCGCCGTAG CTCTTGATTGGATGATCAGCATCATTGATGAGACAGGACATGAGTTATCTTCCTTCTCAACAAGCGTTCCTGATTTCTGCTGTCTGGCGTACAGCAAGGCGTCAGGTGACCTGGTCATCTCTAGATTTCACGACCACTTTGTGGAAGTGTACTCACTGGATGGACG tgtTTGCTTCCAATTTGGAGCTGAGGGTTCAGGTGAGGGAGAGTTTATGGGACCGTTGGGCGTGTGCGTGAACAAAACCGGCCACATTCTCGTAGCTGATTGGAGTAACAGGCGCGTGCAGATGTTTGACCAGAAAGGACGATGGCTGAAGCACGTGGCTACGTCCCGCGAGGGGCTGGACGAGCCGAGAGCTGCAGTACAGACGCCAGATGGCAGGGTGCTTGTCAGCGACACCAAGAAaaactgtgtgtttgttttcacGTTTTAA
- the LOC136447332 gene encoding probable cytochrome P450 CYP44 encodes MVRTGSVALPAAGGSNRFGSARTGVAGPPNRRRGTPELAVPIATNHPDPSEDAQNAAGSRFVGGQLSPTYCHKGSRVCGGFADCARTAGGPPPAEQAAPEEAVRPFEEIPGPKGLPFIGTALDYSPFGRFPLHTKLGDSTIERYKTYGKIYREKLGRGQEMVFVCDPKDIATVFRSDGRLPERPPVNSLATYRQMRKKPHGLGNLMGEEWYRVRSSVNKGMMRPKSVGVYAPLQDEVSRDLAALIQTVVRKGDSGGQVNNFMNLLHTWGLESLSLVVLGKRLGCLTLDQLAEDSDAQRMISAVPEFFLYFAKLEMSLPLYKYISTPTWKKFVRAMDTMNGVAEKMIREKLAELRKMEEPPEETDFLASLLSQKDMTLDEVVMMAIELLSGAVDSTADTLAFNLYCLAKNPGAQQKLYEEIMEVVPPGQPIDDRVLNNMPYLRAGVKETFRLYPTAFFNARTLTRDAVLAGYRVPAKTQVIMANNVIGTLPEYYPEPDTYKPERWLRNESTNVQAFALLPFGYGARMCIGRRFAEQEVFLGLIRIIQKFHVGWDGEDMKQIYKIFNAPDRDTFIFRERQ; translated from the exons ATGGTTCGGACCGGTTCGGTAGCGCTGCCAGCGGCGGGTGGTTCGAACCGGTTCGGCTCCGCCCGGACCGGCGTCGCGGGACCTCCGAACCGGCGTCGCGGGACCCCCGAACTGGCGGTTCCCATAGCAACAAATCACCCCGACCCGTCTGAGGACGCGCAGAACGCCGCGGGGAGCCGGTTC GTAGGAGGGCAGCTGTCCCCGACGTACTGTCACAAAGGCTCCCGGGTCTGTGGAGGTTTTGCCGACTGCGCCAGAACGGCCGGGGGGCCGCCACCAGCTGAACAGGCCGCCCCAGAGGAGGCAGTCCGGCCGTTTGAGGAGATTCCCGGCCCGAAGGGGCTCCCTTTCATCGGCACAGCGTTGGACTACAGCCCGTTTG GGCGTTTCCCATTACACACCAAACTGGGCGATTCCACAATCGAAAGGTACAAGACGTACGGAAAGATCTACCGGGAAAAGTTGGGCCGAGGCCAAGAGATGGTGTTCGTCTGTGACCCGAAGGACATCGCGACGGTGTTCCGAAGTGACGGGCGGCTCCCGGAGCGTCCCCCAGTAAACTCCCTCGCCACTTACCGCCAAATGAGAAAGAAGCCCCACGGCCTGGGCAATCT GATGGGAGAAGAGTGGTACCGCGTCCGAAGTTCCGTCAACAAGGGCATGATGCGACCGAAGTCCGTAGGTGTGTACGCCCCTCTGCAGGATGAGGTGTCCCGGGACCTGGCCGCGCTGATACAGACGGTGGTACGGAAGGGCGACAGCGGTGGCCAAGTGAACAACTTTATGAACTTACTGCATACATGGGGGCTTGAAT CTTTGAGTCTGGTCGTCCTGGGAAAACGCTTGGGTTGCCTGACCCTGGACCAACTCGCTGAAGACTCTGACGCCCAGCGGATGATCTCGGCGGTCCCCGAGTTCTTCTTATATTTCGCCAAGCTCGAGATGTCACTTCCCTTGTACAAGTATATCAGCACACCGACATGGAAGAAGTTTGTGCGAGCTATGGACACGATGAATGG TGTTGCAGAAAAGATGATCAGAGAAAAGCTGGCGGAACTCCGCAAAATGGAAGAGCCACCCGAGGAGACAGATTTTCTGGCCAGCCTCCTGTCCCAGAAAGACATGACGTTGGACGAGGTGGTCATGATGGCAATTGAGTTGTTAAGTGGTGCCGTTGATTCG ACAGCGGACACCCTGGCCTTTAATCTGTACTGCCTGGCGAAAAATCCCGGTGCTCAACAGAAACTGTACGAGGAGATCATGGAGGTAGTTCCACCAGGACAGCCCATAGACGACAGGGTGTTGAACAATATGCCCTACCTTCGTGCTGGGGTTAAGGAGACATTCAG GCTTTACCCAACTGCCTTCTTCAACGCAAGGACCCTGACTCGAGACGCTGTGCTGGCAGGCTATCGTGTACCTGCTAAa ACGCAGGTGATTATGGCGAATAACGTCATCGGTACACTGCCGGAGTATTATCCGGAACCGGATACATACAAACCGGAGAGATGGCTCCGGAATGAATCAACAAACGTCCAGGCATTTGCCCTCCTGCCTTTTGGCTATGGAGCAAGAATGTGCATCG GTCGGCGCTTTGCAGAACAAGAAGTATTTCTTGGTCTTATCAGG ATCATCCAAAAGTTTCACGTTGGTTGGGACGGAGAAGACATGAAGCAGATTTATAAAATTTTCAACGCACCAGATAGAGATACGTTCATCTTCCGGGAGAGACAGTAA